From Paraflavitalea devenefica, the proteins below share one genomic window:
- a CDS encoding carboxypeptidase-like regulatory domain-containing protein, giving the protein MSALFFKCLAVILLTSSCKKDPKEEDSGTPTANVVKGKVTDTQGRPLKGVTILIDNTLLYNSYLEGTTKDDGTYQIKLFNSAWQAYAEMNVDYNGKTYKIDLHPDNPAGFSGEGAIRNFQWKLSGKKPVPLTGHYGGTIITDKYILSEIYDSENIEFTLTPAGALIDGSTGEVIKMKHGQPATDTYGKLVDIPIGRYTVTAVYPSATGNIPLKLRDKEHNRTGPFTSSLQLDFEPTTSTGNNMAILEYNEK; this is encoded by the coding sequence ATGAGTGCGCTATTTTTCAAATGCCTTGCGGTCATACTATTGACCTCATCCTGCAAAAAAGACCCGAAAGAAGAAGACAGTGGAACACCTACTGCCAATGTGGTAAAAGGAAAGGTTACCGATACCCAGGGCCGCCCGCTGAAAGGAGTTACCATCCTTATTGACAACACCCTTTTATACAACAGCTACCTGGAGGGTACTACAAAAGATGATGGCACGTATCAAATTAAATTGTTCAACAGTGCCTGGCAGGCCTATGCCGAAATGAATGTGGACTATAATGGAAAGACGTATAAGATAGACCTGCACCCGGATAATCCGGCGGGCTTTAGCGGTGAAGGCGCCATCCGCAACTTTCAATGGAAGCTGAGCGGTAAAAAGCCTGTGCCGCTGACAGGTCATTATGGTGGTACTATCATCACCGATAAGTATATATTGAGCGAGATTTACGATTCCGAAAATATTGAATTCACGTTAACCCCCGCAGGCGCCCTGATTGACGGCTCCACCGGCGAGGTGATCAAAATGAAACATGGTCAACCCGCCACCGATACTTATGGTAAACTGGTGGATATCCCCATCGGCCGCTATACAGTGACGGCAGTTTATCCATCCGCAACAGGTAATATCCCGCTTAAATTAAGGGACAAGGAACACAACCGCACAGGGCCATTTACCTCCAGCCTGCAGTTGGATTTTGAGCCGACTACCAGCACTGGTAATAATATGGCTATCCTGGAATACAACGAGAAATAA
- a CDS encoding T9SS type A sorting domain-containing protein, translated as MKHILWLSGIAVSLCSAVVAQEPYPAGPGTLAPLVKAEYFFDTDPGLGNGTPLTLTSSTNIANFSTTIALNGTGLTNGLHNLYLRVQDADGKWSLSNIGFFDNVAVPLYPTPAAAPALSGAEYFIDNDPGPGNGTPVVLPSATNAASVNVLVNLMGLSAGVHRLFIRIRDAEGHWSFSNYALFDNSMVTPYPTAPAAAPPIGQVEYYLDNDPGFGNGHPISVGASTEVANFSFSVPLTGVAQGPHTLYLRSKQNPWSMSAYADFTLGATLPVHWLYVKGEVKTDGTLLSWATGMEQQADKFIVEYSTDGATYLAAGELKAANQSNGSTYSWLHRHTTSGVVYYRIKQTDLDGNYEYSKTIVLLFRNNLPSYALFPNPATDRIHVALPPQRAVISLSVYNNDGRLLQKMPATGSSGVVSMPVSQLLKGTYYLVIEEKSGKTTLPFVKQ; from the coding sequence TTTGATACTGATCCGGGATTGGGCAATGGCACGCCTCTTACCTTAACGTCTTCTACCAATATTGCAAACTTTAGTACCACTATTGCGCTAAATGGCACCGGGTTAACCAACGGATTGCACAATTTATACCTGCGTGTACAGGATGCCGATGGTAAATGGAGCCTTTCCAACATCGGCTTTTTCGATAATGTGGCAGTACCGCTCTATCCCACTCCGGCAGCAGCCCCTGCCCTCTCCGGAGCCGAATATTTTATTGATAACGATCCCGGGCCGGGTAATGGTACTCCCGTTGTTTTACCATCTGCCACCAACGCTGCCAGCGTAAATGTGCTGGTGAACCTGATGGGACTATCAGCCGGTGTGCACAGGTTATTCATACGCATCAGGGATGCGGAAGGCCACTGGAGCTTTTCCAACTATGCACTGTTCGACAATTCAATGGTAACACCTTACCCTACGGCGCCTGCAGCAGCGCCCCCCATTGGGCAGGTGGAATATTACCTGGATAATGATCCGGGTTTCGGGAATGGGCATCCTATAAGTGTGGGAGCTTCTACAGAGGTGGCTAATTTTTCCTTCTCTGTTCCTTTAACAGGTGTTGCCCAGGGCCCTCACACGCTCTACCTGCGCAGCAAACAAAACCCCTGGAGCATGTCAGCCTATGCCGATTTTACGCTGGGCGCTACCCTGCCAGTTCACTGGCTCTATGTAAAAGGGGAAGTTAAAACAGACGGAACCCTGCTCTCCTGGGCTACGGGAATGGAACAACAGGCTGACAAGTTTATTGTGGAGTACAGTACAGATGGCGCCACTTACTTAGCAGCCGGCGAACTAAAAGCTGCCAACCAATCCAACGGCAGCACATATTCCTGGCTTCACCGGCACACTACCAGCGGCGTTGTCTATTACCGGATCAAACAAACCGACCTGGATGGTAACTATGAATACTCAAAGACCATTGTACTGTTGTTCAGGAACAACTTACCCTCCTATGCACTCTTTCCCAATCCTGCTACTGATAGGATTCATGTGGCATTGCCACCGCAACGCGCTGTTATCAGCTTGTCGGTCTATAACAATGATGGACGACTGTTGCAGAAGATGCCGGCAACTGGTTCTTCCGGTGTGGTAAGCATGCCGGTAAGTCAATTGCTGAAGGGGACCTATTACCTGGTGATTGAAGAGAAAAGCGGCAAGACTACCCTTCCTTTTGTGAAGCAATAG